One window of the Carnobacterium maltaromaticum DSM 20342 genome contains the following:
- a CDS encoding alpha-mannosidase: MTNVHIVNHTHWDREWYFTSMDALVLSDQLFSDVLTELSCNPEASFVLDGQLSILDDYLDLYPEKLPEIKALIEAQQLFIGPWFTQSDAFFTSGESVLRNAMIGIFESKKYGDFMPIGYLPDTFGFNAQIPVILNEAGLENIILWRGVSLGKHVNSPYFKWESLGGGNQVYALNFPQGYGTGMLLEPTLEYVEGRLDKAVDFIKQFTDSKEIMIPSGNDQLGIISDFNNKVAEINQLGKYDYQVSTYQNFLGLMKEMDLETYRGEFREPVLARVHKTIGSVRMDLKQEIFHLEHKLIRRTEPLLVIAQQLGIDLSNRLLLKTWKKLLECQAHDSLAGCVSDAVAEDIAHRLKEANEICDSLENIVLKRISESLALSENEFLMLNTSPVAFSGEKVVKLLSRTKDIEIPNCAVVILEAEYIESRENIMEETPAGNRFITEAGYYILTLRVTCDLPGLGYKVFAFENSQQKTDTFQAVSGTEIVEGNYKLTFENNQLVYQDPQRSITNFIALIDDGNAGDTYDFSPLLDDKAIELVFSECKCEESKLSSRMILTGKLNLPYDLQERMNQAKTTNFAYQLSLELNATGEIKGTIQFENTILNHRIRLKVALNQTINRALSGVPYGFIRKENQIVVDWEKHFSEMPVNIEPFEKTISVFTQEDSCSVFTHDSKEYEYQDSELLLTILATTDTLGKPDLLYRPGRASGDTTKKGHIMMATPLAQLKDKQVKSSFVLKFDQKKISEKEIADWRYQLEQTSVSYQRQNLNFFIYRIDNKIQKRIEPLGLKEREFSVLSFSEHAGVLVSGIHNSYYGNGFVIRFENPTATEIELNLVSLFPNRQVERVNAVEMIQDFSGKVPAYGVASFLVKIK; the protein is encoded by the coding sequence ATGACAAATGTACACATTGTAAATCACACACATTGGGATCGGGAATGGTATTTTACATCAATGGATGCCTTGGTTTTAAGTGATCAATTATTCAGTGATGTATTGACTGAGTTATCCTGCAATCCGGAAGCTAGTTTTGTTTTAGATGGCCAGCTTTCAATTTTAGATGATTATTTGGACTTGTATCCAGAAAAATTACCTGAAATTAAAGCTTTGATTGAAGCACAACAATTATTTATCGGTCCATGGTTTACGCAATCTGATGCCTTCTTTACTTCGGGAGAATCAGTTTTACGGAATGCGATGATTGGAATTTTTGAAAGTAAGAAGTATGGCGATTTTATGCCAATTGGTTATCTACCGGATACATTTGGATTCAATGCTCAAATACCGGTTATTTTAAATGAAGCTGGCTTAGAAAATATTATTTTGTGGCGTGGAGTTAGTTTAGGTAAACATGTCAATTCTCCTTATTTCAAATGGGAGAGTTTAGGCGGAGGAAATCAGGTCTATGCTTTAAACTTTCCTCAAGGATATGGAACAGGAATGCTGCTTGAACCAACACTGGAATATGTTGAAGGTAGATTGGATAAGGCAGTTGATTTTATTAAGCAATTTACAGATTCTAAAGAAATTATGATTCCTTCTGGTAATGATCAATTAGGTATCATCTCAGACTTTAACAATAAAGTTGCAGAGATTAATCAGTTAGGTAAGTATGACTATCAAGTCAGTACGTATCAGAACTTTTTAGGTTTGATGAAAGAAATGGATTTGGAAACGTATCGTGGTGAATTTAGAGAACCAGTCTTGGCACGTGTGCATAAGACTATCGGTTCTGTTCGGATGGATTTGAAGCAAGAAATTTTTCATTTGGAGCACAAATTAATTCGCAGAACTGAGCCATTACTAGTCATTGCCCAGCAACTAGGGATTGATTTAAGTAATCGTTTGTTGTTAAAGACTTGGAAAAAATTGTTAGAATGTCAGGCTCATGATAGTTTAGCAGGTTGTGTATCAGATGCAGTTGCTGAGGATATCGCTCATCGCTTAAAAGAAGCCAATGAAATTTGTGATAGCTTAGAAAATATTGTTTTGAAAAGAATTTCTGAGTCCTTAGCACTTTCGGAAAATGAATTTTTAATGTTGAATACTTCACCTGTTGCTTTTTCTGGTGAGAAAGTGGTTAAACTTCTTTCAAGAACTAAAGACATTGAAATTCCTAATTGCGCTGTAGTTATTTTAGAGGCTGAATATATTGAAAGCCGAGAAAATATTATGGAGGAAACACCGGCTGGGAATCGCTTTATCACTGAGGCTGGTTATTATATTTTAACTTTACGGGTGACCTGTGATTTGCCAGGGCTGGGGTATAAAGTTTTTGCTTTTGAAAATAGCCAGCAAAAAACAGATACTTTTCAGGCTGTTTCTGGAACTGAAATTGTTGAAGGAAATTATAAACTTACATTTGAGAACAATCAGTTGGTGTACCAAGATCCACAACGGAGCATTACAAATTTTATTGCTTTGATTGATGATGGAAATGCTGGAGACACGTATGACTTTTCTCCGCTTCTTGATGATAAAGCCATCGAATTAGTCTTTTCTGAGTGTAAATGTGAAGAGTCTAAACTGTCTAGCCGGATGATACTAACGGGAAAATTAAACTTACCTTATGATTTACAGGAAAGAATGAATCAAGCTAAAACGACTAATTTTGCGTATCAATTAAGCTTAGAATTAAATGCTACAGGTGAAATTAAAGGTACTATTCAATTTGAAAATACCATTCTAAATCATCGCATCCGCTTAAAAGTGGCTTTAAATCAAACCATTAATCGAGCACTTTCTGGCGTTCCATATGGTTTTATTAGGAAAGAAAATCAGATAGTCGTTGATTGGGAAAAGCATTTTTCTGAAATGCCAGTCAATATTGAACCTTTTGAAAAAACCATTAGTGTCTTTACCCAAGAGGACTCTTGTTCAGTTTTTACTCATGATAGTAAAGAATACGAATATCAGGACTCAGAGTTGTTGTTAACTATATTAGCTACAACGGATACTTTAGGGAAGCCAGATTTGCTATATCGTCCAGGTAGAGCTTCAGGAGATACAACAAAAAAAGGTCATATTATGATGGCGACGCCACTTGCTCAATTGAAAGATAAGCAAGTCAAGAGTTCATTTGTTTTGAAATTTGATCAAAAAAAGATAAGCGAAAAAGAAATCGCTGATTGGCGCTATCAATTGGAGCAGACATCAGTTAGTTATCAACGTCAAAATCTAAACTTTTTCATCTATCGCATTGATAATAAAATTCAAAAGCGAATTGAGCCTTTAGGATTGAAAGAGCGAGAATTTAGTGTACTTTCATTCTCTGAACATGCAGGTGTTTTAGTTAGTGGAATTCACAATTCTTATTATGGAAATGGATTTGTCATTCGTTTTGAAAATCCAACAGCTACTGAAATTGAATTAAATTTGGTAAGTCTTTTCCCAAATAGGCAAGTTGAACGTGTCAATGCAGTCGAAATGATTCAAGACTTCTCAGGAAAAGTGCCAGCTTATGGCGTAGCGAGTTTTTTAGTCAAAATCAAATAG
- a CDS encoding RbtT/DalT/CsbX family MFS transporter, whose product MIGKITNRIGIPASLFYGYIGLVFFMIGAGIETSWFSAFLVSSGYEIQLVSVIFSLYGLFVAIFSWLTSFFVNIFSVRKVMIAGLIIYLVSAVILIAGIYFELLPVIAVAYTLRGASYPLFAYAFLIWITLRSEFKNLGKATSWFWFSFNLGLTIISPLLASLLLKFSNSINILAVGMVMALLGSFLSLKVNRDHLPTFNNNKSILYEMQEGIMILFEYPRLAIGLVVKAINNIGQFGFVIMMPIFLVNHGYSLSQWGIIWATTYVVNSFAGILFGNLGDYYGWRKIVCYFSGTLTALSCFLIGSVVFYFPGNFFLLMLAFIVFSFGIAAFGPLSALIPAMALEKKTTALSVLNLGSGLSNFLGPVLVTVLFQKFDGFFVLAVFAVLYLLASILAIFLKTPEELKKVYSLKEG is encoded by the coding sequence ATGATAGGAAAAATTACCAATAGAATTGGAATTCCAGCAAGTTTATTTTATGGTTATATAGGGTTGGTTTTTTTCATGATTGGTGCAGGTATTGAAACAAGTTGGTTTTCGGCTTTTTTGGTATCCTCGGGTTATGAGATTCAACTTGTTTCAGTGATTTTTAGTTTATATGGTCTATTTGTTGCTATATTTTCTTGGTTAACTAGTTTTTTTGTGAATATTTTTTCTGTTAGAAAAGTGATGATTGCAGGATTGATCATTTATCTGGTTAGTGCTGTCATTCTAATTGCAGGAATTTATTTTGAACTGCTTCCGGTGATTGCTGTAGCTTATACTTTAAGAGGGGCCTCCTATCCATTATTTGCTTATGCTTTTTTGATTTGGATTACTCTCAGATCAGAATTTAAAAATTTAGGGAAAGCGACTTCTTGGTTTTGGTTTAGCTTTAATTTAGGTCTGACAATCATTAGTCCATTGTTGGCTTCATTATTACTAAAATTTTCTAATTCAATAAATATTTTAGCCGTTGGAATGGTTATGGCTTTGCTTGGTAGTTTTTTATCATTAAAAGTGAACCGAGACCATTTACCAACATTTAACAATAATAAAAGTATATTATATGAAATGCAGGAGGGGATAATGATTCTTTTTGAGTATCCAAGACTGGCAATTGGCTTAGTTGTAAAAGCCATTAATAATATTGGTCAGTTTGGTTTTGTGATTATGATGCCTATTTTTTTAGTAAACCATGGTTATTCCTTGTCTCAATGGGGGATTATTTGGGCGACCACGTACGTAGTAAATTCATTTGCCGGAATCCTTTTTGGAAATTTAGGAGATTATTATGGGTGGCGGAAAATTGTGTGTTATTTTTCAGGAACATTGACAGCCTTGTCTTGCTTTTTAATTGGGAGTGTTGTTTTTTATTTTCCTGGTAATTTTTTCTTGTTGATGTTGGCTTTTATTGTATTCTCATTTGGGATTGCTGCATTTGGTCCATTGTCGGCTTTAATTCCAGCAATGGCCTTGGAAAAAAAGACAACTGCGCTATCGGTTTTAAATTTAGGTTCGGGACTCAGTAACTTTTTAGGCCCCGTTTTGGTGACAGTCCTCTTTCAAAAGTTTGATGGATTTTTCGTCTTAGCGGTTTTTGCCGTTTTATATTTATTAGCGAGTATTTTGGCCATATTTTTAAAAACACCAGAAGAATTAAAGAAAGTCTATTCTTTAAAAGAAGGTTAG
- a CDS encoding ABC transporter ATP-binding protein, producing MKQVELQNISKTYHSQAKVLDEIDVTIQAGEFFVLVGPSGCGKSTMLRMIAGLEDISDGTLKIDGEVVNHLPPKERDLAMVFQNYALYPHLTVEQNILFGLAAKKVKKEEQQKRLAEAVEMTGLGLFLKRKPKELSGGQRQRVALARAIVSQAKLCLMDEPLSNLDAKLRGQMRIEIKQLQRKLGMTMIYVTHDQVEAMTMGDRIMVLNAGKVQQIGDPLTLYNAPVNEFVASFIGTPKMNFSVAHVTQENQLYVTEGLSIPLQKEQLELVDSFKEVKVGIRPEGVQLATLDQAMGLVKVLNVEHLGDETQVIFEVNESLWTAKWAGQHMIQVGESLPIKLNLAALKFFDSVTGELLTTNSMIEANGKGVR from the coding sequence ATGAAACAAGTTGAATTACAAAATATTTCCAAAACCTATCATTCACAAGCGAAAGTTTTAGACGAAATTGATGTTACGATTCAAGCAGGTGAATTTTTTGTATTAGTAGGACCATCTGGTTGTGGGAAAAGCACGATGTTAAGAATGATTGCTGGTTTGGAAGATATATCTGATGGAACATTAAAAATAGATGGTGAGGTAGTCAATCATTTGCCACCCAAAGAGCGGGATTTAGCCATGGTTTTCCAAAATTATGCCCTTTATCCACATTTAACTGTGGAACAAAATATACTTTTTGGGCTAGCGGCTAAAAAAGTAAAAAAAGAAGAACAACAAAAGCGTTTAGCAGAAGCAGTTGAAATGACTGGTTTAGGTTTGTTTTTGAAAAGAAAACCCAAAGAATTATCTGGCGGTCAAAGGCAGAGAGTTGCGTTAGCTAGAGCTATCGTGAGTCAAGCTAAGCTTTGTTTGATGGATGAACCCTTATCGAATTTAGATGCAAAACTACGTGGTCAAATGCGGATTGAGATTAAGCAATTGCAACGGAAATTAGGTATGACCATGATTTATGTGACACATGACCAAGTAGAAGCGATGACAATGGGTGATCGAATTATGGTTTTAAATGCTGGGAAGGTCCAACAAATCGGTGACCCTTTGACTTTATATAATGCGCCAGTTAATGAGTTTGTGGCTTCCTTTATTGGAACACCAAAGATGAATTTTTCAGTCGCTCATGTAACACAAGAAAATCAATTGTATGTAACTGAAGGACTATCAATTCCTTTACAAAAAGAACAGCTTGAACTCGTTGACTCTTTTAAAGAAGTTAAGGTAGGCATTAGACCAGAAGGAGTACAGCTCGCAACGTTGGATCAGGCAATGGGCTTGGTTAAAGTTTTAAATGTGGAACATTTAGGGGATGAAACCCAGGTCATTTTTGAAGTGAATGAGTCTTTATGGACCGCAAAATGGGCGGGTCAACATATGATTCAAGTTGGAGAAAGTCTTCCTATTAAGCTTAATCTAGCGGCATTGAAATTTTTCGACTCTGTAACGGGTGAGTTACTAACTACGAATTCAATGATAGAAGCAAATGGGAAAGGAGTTCGATAG
- a CDS encoding carbohydrate ABC transporter permease, translating to MESQEIAPLYFEQVENFQRYKKIKRIKNSLIGFSFLLPSILLFGIFIFYPLIKTIYLSFYLTNPAGETTLFVGIENYTRLFQSPLFLQSLKSTGLFVLYTVPGTILFGFILAILANEKLKGIGIFRTLFSSTMGISVAASSVFWIFLFNPTNGYLNKIVHLFGGTDIGWLTDPKWALISVAVSTIWMNSGFTFLIILGGLQSIDTQLYESANVEGAGYFYQLRRITVPMLSPTLFFIFTVSIINAFQTFGQIDMLTKGGPSNETNLLVYSIYREAFVNYQYGSGSAQAVILFILILVITACQFKFNERKVHYQ from the coding sequence ATGGAAAGCCAAGAAATAGCTCCACTTTATTTTGAACAAGTGGAAAACTTTCAGCGCTATAAAAAAATAAAACGAATAAAAAATAGTTTGATTGGTTTTAGTTTTTTATTGCCCTCCATTTTACTGTTTGGAATATTTATTTTTTATCCTTTAATAAAAACGATTTACTTGAGTTTTTATTTAACGAATCCAGCAGGAGAAACAACACTTTTTGTCGGTATCGAAAATTATACACGTTTATTTCAATCGCCACTATTTTTACAAAGTTTGAAATCAACTGGTTTATTTGTCCTTTATACAGTCCCAGGAACTATTTTATTCGGTTTTATTTTAGCTATTTTAGCCAATGAGAAATTGAAAGGGATTGGGATTTTCCGGACTTTATTTTCATCAACGATGGGAATCTCGGTAGCTGCATCGTCTGTCTTTTGGATTTTTTTATTCAATCCAACAAATGGGTATTTGAATAAAATCGTACATTTATTTGGTGGAACAGATATCGGCTGGCTAACAGATCCTAAATGGGCCTTGATTTCTGTGGCGGTTTCGACGATTTGGATGAATTCTGGTTTTACATTTTTAATTATTTTAGGTGGGTTACAATCGATTGATACTCAGTTGTATGAGAGTGCCAATGTTGAAGGTGCTGGCTATTTCTATCAACTAAGACGCATTACAGTTCCGATGCTTTCTCCAACTTTATTCTTTATCTTTACAGTGTCAATTATTAATGCGTTTCAAACATTTGGACAAATTGATATGCTGACAAAAGGTGGGCCTAGTAATGAAACGAATCTATTAGTCTATTCAATTTATCGAGAAGCTTTTGTTAATTATCAATATGGATCAGGAAGTGCTCAAGCAGTTATTTTGTTTATTCTGATTTTGGTGATTACAGCTTGTCAGTTTAAGTTTAATGAAAGGAAGGTTCATTACCAGTGA
- a CDS encoding carbohydrate ABC transporter permease translates to MNKTFSTKAIVYLFLIIGSLVVFTPIILAFFLSFMTSQDYMAGKIIPTEWTFDNYSTAFQRLPLVGYLLNSLIVSTLIVIGQLLFSSLAAYAFVFIEFKGRDAIFYLFIATMMIPFEASIIPNFQTIKAWGLIDSYSGLALPFLATAFGTFLLRQTFKQIPKELREASEIVGIGPFRFYWQVVLPVAKTSLVTLAIYGFLTSWNMYLWPLLASTNDSVRTIQIGLKQLQSQETLNEWGVIMAGAMIVAIPTLILLFISQKRIQQGLAEGAVK, encoded by the coding sequence GTGAATAAAACCTTTAGTACCAAAGCGATAGTATACCTATTTCTAATTATAGGGAGTCTGGTTGTTTTTACACCGATTATTTTAGCCTTTTTTTTAAGTTTTATGACAAGCCAAGATTATATGGCAGGAAAAATAATACCAACAGAATGGACTTTTGATAATTATAGTACCGCTTTTCAACGGTTGCCCTTAGTAGGTTATTTGCTGAATAGCCTGATTGTTTCCACTTTAATTGTGATTGGACAATTACTTTTTAGCAGTTTAGCAGCTTATGCGTTTGTTTTTATCGAATTTAAAGGGCGCGATGCTATTTTTTATTTATTTATTGCAACGATGATGATTCCTTTTGAAGCGTCAATTATTCCTAACTTTCAAACGATTAAAGCATGGGGATTAATCGATAGTTATTCAGGACTAGCATTGCCTTTTTTAGCAACTGCATTTGGGACTTTTTTATTACGTCAAACGTTTAAACAAATTCCAAAAGAATTACGGGAAGCTAGTGAAATTGTCGGTATCGGTCCATTTCGTTTTTATTGGCAAGTTGTTTTACCAGTAGCAAAAACGAGTTTAGTTACGCTAGCAATTTATGGTTTTCTAACCTCTTGGAATATGTATTTATGGCCATTGTTAGCTTCAACAAATGACTCTGTTCGAACAATTCAGATTGGCTTGAAACAATTACAGTCGCAAGAAACATTAAATGAATGGGGCGTTATTATGGCAGGAGCAATGATTGTTGCCATTCCAACTTTAATTTTACTTTTTATTAGTCAAAAACGGATACAACAAGGATTAGCTGAAGGCGCAGTTAAATAA
- a CDS encoding ABC transporter substrate-binding protein, with protein MKFKKMMAVALIGLGTASVLAACDSGKDTTTASEKESSEKTTEKTTVNFWHSMSGVNQEALNKIVTGYNNSQSKVEVKAEFQGTYEESLPKFQSVGGTKDAPTIVQVQEIGTKMMIDSGFIEPMQKFIDADNYDTSDLEENIANYYKVDGKFYSMPFNSSTPVMYYNKEAFKKAGLDPENPPQTFEEIEKAGLAIKKSNPAMKGFALQAYGWLYEELLANQGSLLMNNDNGRSKTPTKVAYDNAAGRSIFEWAEQMIKDETFANYGTNADNMVAGFINGDVAMFLQSSASAGQVIDGAKFEVGEAYLPYPEKAEREGVVIGGASLWMSKGKETAEQEAAWDFLKYLATPEVQAEWHVATGYFAINSKAYDEAIVAEAYKKKPQLKVAVEQLQATKTSAATQGALMNMLPEERKIMETALEQVYNGAEIEPTFKAAVEQVNQAIEQANRANKK; from the coding sequence ATGAAATTCAAAAAGATGATGGCAGTTGCATTAATTGGTTTAGGAACAGCGAGTGTGTTGGCAGCATGTGATAGTGGAAAAGATACAACAACAGCTTCTGAGAAGGAATCTAGCGAAAAAACAACTGAGAAAACGACAGTCAACTTTTGGCATTCAATGTCTGGAGTGAATCAAGAAGCGCTAAATAAAATCGTGACAGGTTACAATAATTCACAATCTAAAGTTGAAGTTAAAGCGGAGTTCCAAGGAACATATGAAGAATCATTGCCAAAATTCCAAAGTGTTGGCGGAACAAAGGATGCACCAACAATTGTTCAAGTCCAAGAAATTGGTACAAAAATGATGATTGATAGTGGCTTCATTGAACCAATGCAAAAATTTATTGATGCTGATAATTATGATACTAGCGATTTGGAAGAGAACATTGCCAATTATTATAAGGTCGATGGAAAATTTTATTCGATGCCATTTAATTCTTCTACTCCAGTGATGTACTACAATAAAGAAGCATTTAAAAAGGCGGGTCTAGATCCTGAGAATCCTCCGCAAACCTTTGAAGAAATAGAAAAAGCTGGTTTAGCAATTAAAAAAAGTAATCCTGCTATGAAAGGTTTTGCTTTACAAGCTTATGGTTGGTTATATGAGGAGTTGTTGGCAAATCAAGGCAGTTTATTAATGAATAATGATAATGGTCGCAGTAAGACTCCGACAAAAGTAGCGTATGATAATGCTGCGGGACGCTCGATTTTCGAGTGGGCTGAGCAAATGATTAAAGATGAAACTTTTGCTAATTACGGAACAAATGCAGATAATATGGTGGCAGGATTTATTAACGGCGATGTTGCCATGTTTCTACAATCGTCAGCTTCTGCTGGTCAAGTGATTGATGGAGCGAAGTTTGAAGTCGGCGAAGCGTATCTTCCTTATCCCGAAAAAGCTGAGCGTGAGGGCGTTGTAATTGGTGGAGCGAGTTTATGGATGTCTAAAGGGAAAGAAACGGCTGAACAAGAAGCTGCATGGGATTTCTTGAAGTATTTAGCTACTCCAGAAGTGCAAGCAGAATGGCATGTTGCAACAGGATATTTTGCCATCAATTCAAAAGCATACGATGAAGCAATTGTAGCAGAAGCCTATAAAAAGAAACCACAGTTAAAAGTGGCGGTTGAACAATTACAAGCGACAAAAACATCTGCGGCAACACAAGGTGCATTGATGAATATGTTACCGGAAGAACGAAAAATTATGGAAACGGCTTTAGAGCAAGTTTACAATGGAGCTGAAATTGAACCAACATTTAAAGCAGCAGTAGAACAAGTCAATCAAGCCATTGAACAAGCTAATCGAGCAAATAAAAAATAA
- a CDS encoding glycerophosphodiester phosphodiesterase encodes MSKTKIYAHRGASGEYPENTLLSFRKAIEAGVDGIECDIHLTKDEELVVIHDEEVKRTFKGEGFVNDYTLDELRALTLAERYQQFPLYDRSWELEKIPTLEEVLKLLQGTEIELNIELKTTMFPYFGLAEKAVKLVKKYQYEEQVVYSSFHYPSLAAIKEVDTSAKIAWLVAHPVPRIWEYIPVLSLDGLHLSKEIGLGSDYAQLKGACQNLPIRLWTINSSQDMKASIGQDSTALMTDFPRKALEIRALFS; translated from the coding sequence ATGTCTAAAACAAAGATTTACGCTCATCGTGGTGCCTCAGGTGAGTATCCTGAGAATACGCTTTTGAGTTTTAGAAAGGCAATTGAGGCAGGTGTTGATGGAATTGAATGTGACATTCACTTAACCAAAGATGAAGAACTGGTTGTAATTCATGATGAAGAGGTGAAACGAACGTTTAAAGGGGAAGGGTTTGTTAATGACTATACACTAGATGAGTTACGAGCACTTACTTTAGCAGAGCGCTATCAACAGTTTCCGTTATACGATCGGAGTTGGGAACTAGAAAAAATTCCAACACTAGAAGAGGTCTTAAAGTTGCTGCAAGGAACTGAAATTGAATTGAATATTGAATTGAAAACGACAATGTTTCCCTATTTTGGTTTAGCTGAAAAGGCAGTCAAGCTAGTTAAAAAGTATCAGTATGAAGAACAAGTTGTGTATTCTTCTTTTCATTATCCTAGTTTAGCAGCAATCAAAGAAGTTGATACTAGTGCTAAAATAGCTTGGCTTGTAGCGCATCCAGTTCCTCGGATTTGGGAATATATTCCTGTGTTATCATTAGATGGTTTACACTTAAGTAAAGAAATTGGTTTAGGTTCTGACTATGCTCAGTTGAAAGGGGCGTGCCAAAATCTTCCTATTCGTTTATGGACTATTAATAGTAGCCAAGATATGAAGGCTAGTATTGGCCAAGATAGTACGGCACTGATGACTGATTTTCCTCGTAAGGCGTTGGAAATTCGAGCACTGTTTAGTTAA
- a CDS encoding glycerophosphodiester phosphodiesterase, translating to MLCVAIGWTKEQPESREPKTALSIISHRGANDRQPEHSISAYQQAIQDQVDYIEIDLRMTKDRQLVALHDETINRTTNGTGKVENFTLAELEKLTLVSTQKEQEKIPTLVEILEKFGKSTRYYIELRESTKGLDMVEPLIQLLEKNDLDDENFVLLQSFSSESLIRARQLAPNLSLTWLMKAGDFDLNSAVKSDFATIGIESREVTDNVVRQIHRAGKQVHVYFINKKSEKAEQKRLLNSQVDGYFTDFNLFTKKLINLE from the coding sequence ATGTTGTGTGTAGCTATTGGCTGGACAAAAGAGCAACCAGAATCGAGAGAACCCAAGACTGCGCTTAGCATCATCTCTCACCGCGGGGCAAATGATCGACAACCAGAGCATTCAATATCGGCTTATCAACAAGCTATTCAGGATCAAGTAGACTATATTGAAATTGATCTGCGTATGACCAAGGATCGTCAATTGGTAGCTCTCCATGATGAGACTATCAATCGAACGACTAATGGTACAGGTAAAGTTGAAAATTTTACGTTAGCTGAATTGGAAAAATTGACTTTGGTTAGCACTCAAAAAGAACAAGAAAAAATCCCTACACTAGTAGAGATTTTAGAAAAATTTGGTAAAAGTACTCGCTATTACATTGAGCTACGTGAATCGACAAAAGGCCTAGATATGGTGGAACCCCTGATTCAATTATTAGAAAAAAATGATTTGGATGATGAAAATTTTGTGCTCTTACAATCCTTTTCTTCAGAAAGTCTGATACGTGCTAGGCAGTTAGCACCTAATCTATCTTTAACTTGGTTAATGAAAGCTGGAGACTTTGATTTGAACTCAGCTGTGAAGTCTGATTTTGCTACGATTGGCATTGAATCTCGTGAGGTGACTGATAATGTAGTTCGACAAATACATCGAGCGGGAAAACAAGTACATGTCTACTTTATAAATAAAAAAAGTGAAAAAGCTGAGCAAAAAAGACTTTTAAATAGTCAAGTCGATGGCTACTTTACTGATTTTAACCTATTCACGAAAAAATTAATCAATCTTGAATAA